In a single window of the Streptomyces sp. NBC_01471 genome:
- a CDS encoding DUF6355 family natural product biosynthesis protein, translating to MSQAPQRLAACGWNNPGTEHPFYEHCDSRTNVWIQVTRTFISGDYHRCVGPGKTVLDSNATGAWYDSGYRGGLCSHPGDTGP from the coding sequence ATGTCGCAAGCGCCGCAGCGACTTGCGGCCTGTGGCTGGAACAACCCAGGCACAGAACACCCGTTCTACGAGCACTGTGACTCCAGGACGAACGTCTGGATCCAGGTCACACGGACGTTCATCTCGGGCGACTACCACCGCTGTGTGGGGCCCGGCAAGACAGTCCTGGACTCGAATGCGACGGGGGCCTGGTACGACAGTGGCTACCGGGGCGGTCTCTGCTCACACCCGGGTGACACTGGGCCCTGA